A single window of Aspergillus puulaauensis MK2 DNA, chromosome 5, nearly complete sequence DNA harbors:
- a CDS encoding uncharacterized protein (COG:S;~EggNog:ENOG410PQHJ;~InterPro:IPR036864,IPR007219,IPR001138;~PFAM:PF00172,PF04082;~go_function: GO:0000981 - DNA-binding transcription factor activity, RNA polymerase II-specific [Evidence IEA];~go_function: GO:0003677 - DNA binding [Evidence IEA];~go_function: GO:0008270 - zinc ion binding [Evidence IEA];~go_process: GO:0006351 - transcription, DNA-templated [Evidence IEA];~go_process: GO:0006355 - regulation of transcription, DNA-templated [Evidence IEA]): protein MPSTATPGSIRPRKRVALACNGCRTKRTKCDGDQPKCSSCNYREEECTYTDSESKRKRPSNAYILALEARVEFLERRLEVLGGDISNGNGNGNGDIGSITADLTSDSRTSSDQTSVDDLTEALGCFTLGDTGELRFFGASSNFNIIQNPSLRVASSLEARTRGIAAARKSSGYIEPSSELQDHLLGLFWRWQNSWQYLVCRESFVRDLYIEKTGRYCTPLLLTAIMALSSRYSPRPELRTDAADANTAGAIFAQQAKTMLDCEYEAPTTSTVQATAILGLYWASIDNEGQGFMYIGMASRMAMNLGLHCDCSYYATKGLISQKDVEERSIAFWGMYVLDKLYCLGMGRPASIQERNITTPKPVVKDYHVPPLTGPLTRISSPFPTYHITENSLYTCELLMFTSEVIDKLYAQRSEWTDQEREDGVMQIHLRATRFLDHLPKSLKISYSSLQPSPPYVYQLHLQYYHSIVLLHRPFLNHFSGSRQSIEYDPNGGDVHSNSCRSAAVKICEILRIYGKNFRNRHLPVSAVHPAFTAAIILLLDLKMRQDSNINTEGVGKAYKETKHYLSICIVALYEMNINWNWANRSIRAIQSLAAQWKIDLSTLDVERVPDECWSQYTLYVSECISTEQLQGPLVEATDQRGEHGPVAAGDFPPWLNGISSLAPFDQAIDPHPDPDPLDDGQFWANMGLLFGCSDP from the exons ATGCCCTCCACCGCTACGCCGGGGTCAATCCGCCCTCGGAAACGAGTTGCGCTCGCCTGTAACGGCTGTCGCACAAAGCGGACAAAG TGCGATGGCGATCAGCCAAAATGCAGTAGCTGCAACTACCGAGAGGAGGAATGCACCTATACAGACTCAGAGAGTAAGCGAAA ACGACCTAGCAATGCATATATCCTGGCCCTGGAAGCACGCGTCGAATTCCTCGAACGGCGACTGGAAGTGCTCGGTGGCGACatcagcaatggcaatggcaatggcaatggcgATATAGGGAGCATTACGGCGGATTTGACGAGCGACTCACGAACTTCGTCAGATCAAACTTCGGTCGACGATCTGACTGAAGCACTCGGATGCTTTACATTGGGAGATACCGGGGAGCTTCGATTCTTCGGCGCATCGAGcaacttcaacatcatccagaaTCCTTCACTCAGAGTCGCCTCATCACTCGAGGCACGAACTCGAGGCATTGCCGCAGCTCGAAAGAGTTCTGGATATATCGAACCATCCTCAGAGCTGCAAGACCacctgctgggcctgttctGGCGCTGGCAAAACTCCTGGCAGTATCTTGTTTGCCGGGAGTCTTTCGTGCGTGATCTTTATATCGAAAAGACAGGTAGGTATTGCACGCCACTGCTCTTGACCGCTATCATGGCCCTGTCATCTCGGTACTCGCCTCGACCTGAGCTGCGCACTGATGCAGCCGACGCAAACACTGCAGGGGCCATATTTGCCCAGCAGGCCAAAACCATGCTGGACTGCGAATACGAAGCCCCCACAACATCCACGGTTCAGGCTACTGCTATACTAGGGCTGTATTGGGCTTCTATCGATAATGAAGGCCAGGGCTTCATGTACATTGGGATGGCATCGCGCATGGCAATGAACCTAGGCTTACACTGCGACTGCTCATACTACGCGACTAAGGGGTTGATCTCTCAAAAGGACGTGGAGGAGCGCAGCATTGCATTCTGGGGGATGTATGTGCTTGACAA ATTATATTGTCTTGGAATGGGACGCCCGGCAAGCATTCAGGAACGCAACATCACTACGCCAAAGCCCGTGGTCAAAGACTACCATGTGCCACCATTGACAGGGCCGTTAACAAGAATTTCTAGTCCGTTTCCCACATATCACATTACGGAAAACTCTCTCTATACCTGTGAGCTGCTCATGTTTACCTCGGAGGTGATTGATAAACT GTATGCGCAACGCTCCGAATGGACAGACCAGGAAAGAGAAGACGGAGTGATGCAGATTCACTTACGGGCGACAAGATTCCTTGACCACCTCCCAAAGAGCCTGAAGATATCATATTCGAGCCTGCAGCCGTCTCCTCCCTACGTCTATCAACTTCA TCTACAATACTACCACTCTATTGTCCTTCTGCACCGGCCATTTCTGAATCATTTCTCAGGGTCCCGCCAGTCAATAGAATACGACCCCAACGGCGGCGATGTCCATTCCAACTCCTGTCGCTCGGCTGCTGTGAAAATCTGCGAGATACTTCGAATATACGGAAAGAATTTCAGAAAC CGCCATCTCCCCGTCTCCGCCGTGCATCCGGCCTTCACAGCGGcaatcatcctcctcctggaCCTGAAAATGCGCCAGGATTCCAATATCAACACAGAGGGCGTGGGAAAGGCGTATAAAGAGACCAAGCACTATCTCTCTATATGCATCGTGGCGCTCTACGAGATGAACATCAACTGGAACTGGGCAAACCGCTCCATTAGAGCTATTCAGTCACTAGCCGCCCAGTGGAAGATCGACCTATCAACGCTGGATGTGGAGAGGGTCCCAGATGAGTGCTGGAGCCAGTATACCCTATATGTGTCGGAGTGTATTTCTACAGAGCAACTACAGGGACCGCTAGTAGAGGCGACAGACCAGCGGGGCGAACACGGCCCTGTCGCTGCCGGCGACTTTCCACCGTGGTTGAATGGGATATCTTCCTTGGCTCCGTTTGACCAAGCCATTGATCCTCATCCTGATCCCGATCCCCTCGATGACGGTCAGTTTTGGGCTAATATGGGGTTGCTCTTTGGCTGTTCGGATCCGTAG
- a CDS encoding uncharacterized protein (COG:S;~EggNog:ENOG410Q259;~PFAM:PF13668;~SECRETED:SignalP(1-18)): MYFFTALVSFLLFTAATAQGPSGCSPTPNDAAVVEFGWALSSYLDQFYSQKPLNNSFLDSAPNSATAEYVFNLQGIQRKNLLAVRAAQILASRIPNVPRPGCNFTFPTSPNGQTFVQNALMVERAASGAFVGLAAYTRSPEVSFLMSRLAAERAAHAYYLAAQQMTADFPSNSTSLIQAYSPQHVLRSDNRPGNLGQFLHGCLKAPPSPCGLPLGIGPLGGSFGPTSASITTMPTMCP; this comes from the coding sequence ATGTATTTTTTCACGGCTCTTGTCAGTTTCCTCCTTTTCACTGCCGCAACAGCGCAGGGCCCAAGCGGCtgctctccaactcccaacGATGCTGCCGTTGTTGAATTTGGCTGGGCGCTCAGCTCCTATCTGGATCAATTCTATTCACAGAAACCGTTGAACAACTCTTTCCTGGACAGTGCCCCGAACAGCGCAACCGCTGAATATGTGTTCAACCTGCAAGGCATCCAGCGAAAGAACCTCCTTGCTGTACGCGCAGCCCAGATCCTTGCCTCCCGGATCCCCAATGTCCCTCGCCCTGGGTGTAATTTCACATTCCCGACATCCCCAAATGGTCAGACATTTGTCCAGAACGCTCTGATGGTTGAACGGGCTGCTTCCGGCGCCTTCGTCGGGCTAGCAGCGTATACCAGGTCGCCGGAGGTCTCCTTCCTGATGTCCAGATTGGCTGCTGAGCGTGCGGCCCATGCTTACTACCTTGCTGCGCAGCAGATGACCGCTGATTTTCCGTCAAATAGCACGTCCCTTATTCAGGCGTATTCGCCGCAGCATGTGTTGAGATCGGATAACCGGCCTGGGAATCTTGGGCAGTTTCTCCACGGCTGTTTGAAagcgccgccgtcgccgtgTGGCCTGCCACTAGGGATTGGGCCGCTGGGTGGTAGCTTTGGACCAACTTCGGCGTCCATTACTACGATGCCTACTATGTGTCCTTGA
- a CDS encoding uncharacterized protein (COG:S;~EggNog:ENOG410PZ21;~InterPro:IPR011047), which translates to MQPITRYLNGEIRAYHIPPFSGSGSTLEPAATYPVDPRSTDNSRWLIHAVTPSLDRAAYLNRDSVMCINQTGHLVWRYYLEPLYAYDSVASGQCAFSRDGSYLWVYRPDAMNDRGPDLLVVLDPDSGDEIARVELDSVGQGATFAVHPDGRTLLLDVGEGQDGVKVYRAVLSHKDKNIDLHAYEWDDRCLVDMAPDHQTFMTFDHGGRDVAFHAFPSGDIVLRLAVGDFGYEDDEACVHYMGGFLDSQTAVVTVKGETDDEEWLHYHTVDVRTGEHLGRIDAHSRDEEAGDFQPLGDGTWVVADADGNPARHRLLTTF; encoded by the coding sequence ATGCAGCCCATAACTCGCTACCTCAACGGCGAGATCCGTGCCTACCACATCCCACCCTTCTCGGGTAGCGGAAGCACGCTGGAACCAGCCGCCACATATCCGGTTGACCCCAGGTCCACCGACAACTCCAGATGGCTAATCCACGCTGTAACCCCGAGCCTGGACCGCGCAGCCTACCTCAACCGCGACAGCGTAATGTGCATCAATCAAACCGGGCACCTGGTCTGGCGGTACTACCTCGAGCCCCTCTACGCCTACGACAGTGTGGCTAGTGGCCAATGCGCTTTCTCTCGAGACGGATCGTATCTGTGGGTGTATCGCCCCGACGCGATGAATGACCGCGGACCCGACTTGTTAGTCGTTCTTGACCCTGACTCGGGAGACGAGATTGCTAGAGTGGAGCTGGATAGTGTTGGTCAGGGCGCGACTTTCGCCGTGCATCCCGACGGGCGGACTCTTCTGCTGGATGTAGGCGAGGGCCAGGATGGAGTGAAGGTGTATCGCGCGGTGCTCTCTCACAAGGACAAGAACATTGATTTGCACGCTTATGAATGGGATGATCGCTGTCTGGTTGATATGGCGCCAGACCACCAGACATTTATGACTTTTGACCACGGCGGGCGCGACGTTGCCTTCCATGCGTTTCCCAGTGGAGATATCGTGCTACGCCTGGCTGTCGGGGATTTTGGGtatgaggatgatgaggcttGTGTACATTATATGGGCGGCTTCCTTGATTCGCAAACCGCCGTCGTCACGGTCAAGGGCGAGACTGATGATGAGGAGTGGCTACATTATCATACCGTGGACGTACGCACTGGGGAGCATCTTGGCCGCATCGACGCGCACTCGCGTGatgaggaagctggagactTTCAGCCCTTGGGAGATGGCACCTGGGTCGTGGCAGATGCCGATGGCAATCCCGCCCGCCACCGGCTTCTTACAACATTTTGA
- a CDS encoding uncharacterized protein (SECRETED:SignalP(1-24);~TransMembrane:1 (n6-18c26/27o177-201i)), with product MDLRMLVPVIGLITLVILGDIAAAQSITATSLPSHPGCYARCRYIELDYDPGQTEELCDKERALGSLFLENIKACADCVRDEGGLNDFFDTVDAQDALKIVNLCQSLYTSDHSEMISAMSVIMETGSVLGKISPTKSPTSTSVPTATQTSESQATTDAGSSEPTASTEDSSTSGSRAWVAGPVVGSVAGVSGIIGAAFLLIRRRNRRKTAQDTTEQGSGPDKLHDKPELPAEERIRHELDGQYPVETEARTAPQELNAGEVAELPADNGK from the exons ATGGACCTTCGTATGCTGGTCCCTGTCATCGGCCTAATCACCCTGGTGATACTTGGTGACATTGCTGCTGCACAGTCAATAACAGCAACATCTTTACCATCCCACCCGGGATGCTATGCTCGTTGCA GGTATATCGAATTGGACTACGACCCTGGGCAGACGGAAGAGCTATGCGACAAGGAAAGGGCCCTTGGATCACTGTTTCTGGAGAACATAAAGGCCTGCGCCGACTGTGTTCGAGACGAGGGCGGGCTAAACGATTTCTTCGACACTGTGGACGCACAAGATGCTCTGAAGATAGTGAATTTGTGTCAATCTCTGTATACCAGTGATCATTCAGAAATGATCTCCGCGATGTCTGTGATCATGGAGACTGGGAGTGTGCTGGGGAAAATATCGCCGACGAAGTCGCCTACCTCCACCAGTGTTCCTACAGCGACTCAAACCAGTGAATCACAAGCAACCACAGACGCAGGCTCCTCAGAACCAACAGCGTCTACCGAAGACTCATCAACTTCAGGGTCGAGAGCGTGGGTGGCCGGCCCAGTTGTCGGATCAGTCGCCGGGGTTTCTGGTATTATAGGGGCAGCTTTCCTATTAATTAGGAGACGCAATCGACGTAAAACCGCCCAGGATACTACGGAACAGGGCAGTGGACCAGATAAGCTTCATGATAAACCAGAGCTGCCGGCTGAAGAGCGTATTCGCCATGAGCTGGATGGTCAATATCCCGTGGAGACCGAGGCACGAACGGCCCCGCAGGAATTGAACGCGGGCGAGGTTGCTGAGCTTCCTGCAGATAATGGGAAATAG
- a CDS encoding uncharacterized protein (COG:M;~EggNog:ENOG410Q4IV;~InterPro:IPR002110,IPR027417,IPR007111,IPR036770, IPR020683;~PFAM:PF13857,PF05729,PF12796,PF00023,PF13637, PF13606;~go_function: GO:0005515 - protein binding [Evidence IEA]), which yields MTKFPDAECDPYQAALGEIRRWVRRMQESGTAQSLGTIEAEILQSLYTPGHDDDLAQRLDDPLEGTCEWLLLHPQYRRWSEGVQSDFLWISGDPGCGKSHLALYLVRLMKKGLSRRSCNGVCCSFFHHDDEKWSTATAALCNLLHQLLSANPILIAHAVPEYKIKGTKLTNDLDALWGIFTAVVGDKRCGPVTCVIDALDECKDSSRALFMKRLSDFYSRQPSNQDIGALKILITSRPYSSIVSSLPSRRLELESETSATARDVERLVKLRTKQICLEKGISEPVRQALEQRLLGNADRTFLWVALVLRMLWESDTASRSTLDEICDTMPITLDAIFLRTLEKSTNPEKAKTILHLVVAAARPLSLAELNIAFNIRVTDKSYQSLDLEPQFERTVRGLCGLLVRVIDSTVYLVHQTAKEFLVTTNGRETEMPWKQSLYPGRSNAVLAERCIWFLMLSDFEACPLEYRQVKDQVEHSKDAHRYDHIHNYVEKFSFLSYAASFWAIHFREAMIPVTSPLMQFSFSLCKTLSGRYRTWWQIYWLQSHERRLCPMYYTELLVRSFFAHDGAVRLLLDSRTNVNERVGDNISSTTALHVASAAGHAELVRLLLSRGADLSARSGLAGTALFQAAAAGHDRVVTVLLDAGADIQTRNDIGMPIVLWPAHYGHEATLRVLLSRGADVQAIFGGGETSLHFAAMRENKPMLHLLLDEGIDVNVKTVSGETALHRAAQFGGTQMIAALLDRGADIEATNHMDTTALAYAITGKREEAGDLLISRGADVTAANSHGMTALHLAAMYGLGTVVRLLLNAGDVIEARDTRGHTPLHYTCSVGEKEVENIEDTISALLDAGADLAATMENGETALHHAASTGFENLVTFLLIKGANIEASDDQGISPLQRAVFAGHENIVKLLVAQGGSIDRKLDRHGLTALHWACQEGQTSMVDVLAKAGASLSAQASRGAALHHAAFAKSPEMVQTLLNNGANASAQGPGGLTALHIAVIDGNEDMVELLLMAGANVNAKAHNGGASALHIAVSLDSTNIEILRLLLDQGADADIRGDKPQGETPLHIAAQHGKLAAAAFLVTRGADIRAAYADGETALHRAAGSGAADMVQWLLEHGAEIEACRNDGDTALSLAAVYGHRRVVEVLIETGVTDLELARSMLYAAGGGHLDVMRVLKIHGAHIDGRDTSGTTAAHMAAEQNQPAAVRLLCVWRANIRLRNCSGQTALDIAVSLNHHEVARILRQVILSRA from the exons ATGACCAAATTCCCAGACGCCGAGTGTGACCCCTACCAAGCGGCACTTGGGGAAATCCGCAGATGGGTGAGGAGAATGCAAGAGTCAGGCACAGCCCAAT CTCTCGGCACCATCGAGGCAGAGATCCTCCAGTCTCTATACACCCCTGGCCATGACGATGACCTCGCCCAAAGACTGGACGATCCTCTCGAGGGCACCTGTGAGTGGCTGTTACTCCACCCGCAGTATAGGCGGTGGAGTGAAGGTGTTCAGTCGGATTTTCTCTGGATATCTGGTGATCCGGGCTGTGGAAAGTCGCACCTAGCGTTATACCTGGTCCggctgatgaagaagggacTGTCGCGGCGTTCATGTAATGGTGTCTGCTGTTCCTTCTTTCACCATGATGATGAAAAATGGAGTACTGCTACGGCTGCTCTTTGCAATCTTCTGCATCAGCTCCTCAGCGCCAATCCGATCCTCATCGCACATGCCGTGCCGGAGTATAAAATTAAAGGAACAAAGCTCACCAACGACCTCGATGCTCTGTGGGGCATTTTTACCGCCGTAGTAGGGGATAAACGATGCGGCCCTGTGACATGCGTGATTGACGCCCTTGACGAGTGTAAAGATTCTAGTCGGGCCCTGTTTATGAAAAGATTATCTGATTTCTACAGCCGCCAGCCCTCGAATCAGGACATTGGGGCTCTCAAGATTCTCATCACCAGTCGTCCGTACAGCTCTATCGTCTCCTCTCTACCATCCAGGCGACTAGAGCTGGAAAGCGAGACGTCCGCCACCGCCCGAGATGTTGAGCGACTCGTCAAACTCCGGACAAAGCAAATATGCCTGGAAAAGGGCATCTCGGAACCTGTGCGTCAGGCCCTCGAGCAAAGGCTGCTAGGGAATGCCGACCGGACTTTTCTGTGGGTAGCGCTTGTGCTTCGAATGCTCTGGGAAAGCGACACGGCATCTCGGAGCACCCTGGATGAGATATGCGATACAATGCCGATTACACTCGATGCTATCTTTTTGAGGACCCTAGAGAAAAGTACGAATCccgagaaggcgaagacaATCCTGCACCTCGTTGTAGCGGCTGCTCGACCGCTGTCTCTGGCCGAGTTGAATATTGCGTTTAACATCCGCGTCACTGACAAGTCATATCAAAGCTTAGATCTCGAACCCCAATTTGAGCGGACCGTGAGGGGCCTCTGTGGCCTGTTAGTTAGGGTAATTGACTCCACGGTATACCTGGTTCATCAGACCGCGAAGGAATTCCTGGTCACCACCAATGGTCGAGAAACCGAGATGCCCTGGAAGCAGTCGCTGTATCCAGGGCGATCGAACGCGGTTCTTGCAGAGCGATGTATCTGGTTCCTGATGCTCTCTGATTTCGAGGCTTGTCCTCTCGAGTATCGTCAAGTCAAAGACCAGGTCGAGCACTCGAAAGACGCGCACCGGTATGACCATATCCACAACTACGTGGAGAAGTTCAGCTTTCTATCGTACGCTGCATCGTTCTGGGCAATTCACTTCCGAGAAGCAATGATACCGGTAACCTCGCCGCTCATGCAGTTCTCCTTCAGCCTTTGCAAGACCCTCTCAGGGCGATACCGAACATGGTGGCAGATATACTGGCTGCAGAGCCACGAAAGAAGGCTTTGCCCAATGTATTACACAGAGCTCCTGGTGCGGAGTTTCTTTGCACACGATGGCGCGGTGCGACTACTCCTGGACTCTAGAACCAACGTGAACGAGAGAGTCGGCGATAACATTAGCTCCACGACCGCTCTGCATGTAGCGTCAGCTGCTGGACACGCGGAGCTGGTCCGGCTCCTGCTCAGCCGAGGGGCAGATCTCTCAGCACGAAGTGGGCTGGCTGGTACTGCGCTATTCCAGGCAGCAGCCGCCGGACATGATCGGGTGGTGACGGTGCTGCTCGACGCAGGAGCAGACATCCAGACGCGAAATGACATCGGGATGCCGATCGTCTTGTGGCCGGCACATTACGGACACGAGGCAACACTGCGCGTACTGCTGTCAAGGGGCGCAGATGTGCAGGCGATCTTCGGCGGAGGCGAAACGTCATTACACTTCGCAGCAATGCGCGAGAACAAGCCAATGTTGCACCTGCTACTCGATGAAGGCATTGATGTAAATGTGAAGACTGTCTCTGGTGAAACAGCGCTCCACCGAGCCGCTCAGTTCGGGGGTACGCAAATGATCGCCGCGTTACTCGACCGTGGCGCTGATATAGAAGCCACAAACCATATGGACACGACCGCATTAGCCTACGCTATCACTGGCAAACGGGAAGAGGCAGGAGACCTCCTCATCAGTCGAGGAGCTGATGTTACCGCCGCAAATAGCCATGGAATGACGGCTCTCCATCTGGCTGCAATGTACGGTCTAGGAACCGTGGTCCGCCTTCTCTTGAATGCAGGGGATGTGATCGAAGCGAGAGACACAAGAGGCCACACCCCGTTACATTACACTTGTAGTGTaggggagaaggaggtaGAGAATATCGAAGACACGATATCCGCCCTGCTAGACGCAGGCGCTGACCTCGCAGCAACAATGGAAAACGGGGAGACTGCTCTCCATCATGCGGCGTCGACTGGATTTGAAAATCTTGTGACCTTCCTGCTAATCAAGGGTGCTAACATTGAAGCCAGCGATGACCAGGGaatctctcctctccagcgcgCAGTCTTCGCCGGCCATGAAAACATCGTTAAACTTCTAGTGGCTCAGGGGGGCAGCATAGACAGGAAACTGGACAGACACGGCTTAACTGCGCTACACTGGGCTTGTCAAGAAGGACAAACATCCATGGTCGATGTACTGGCGAAAGCCGGGGCGAGCCTCAGTGCCCAAGCCTCTCGAGGAGCTGCACTGCACCACGCAGCCTTTGCCAAATCGCCGGAAATGGTGCAGACACTGCTCAACAATGGAGCCAATGCTAGCGCACAAGGACCGGGAGGGCTAACCGCACTTCATATCGCGGTTATCGATGGGAACGAAGATATGGTCGAACTATTGCTGATGGCCGGCGCAAACGTGAACGCTAAGGCACACAACGGGGGCGCGTCTGCACTCCATATAGCAGTCTCACTAGACTCCACCAACATCGAGATCCTCCGCCTGCTATTAGACCAAGGCGCGGATGCTGATATTAGAGGCGATAAACCACAAGGGGAGACACCACTGCACATAGCAGCGCAGCATGGCAAACTAGCAGCAGCCGCATTCCTTGTCACCCGCGGAGCAGACATAAGAGCAGCCTACGCCGACGGCGAAACAGCCTTACACCGGGCTGCTGGCTCAGGGGCGGCAGATATGGTCCAGTGGCTCTTAGAGCATGGCGCGGAGATCGAGGCGTGCAGGAACGATGGCGACACCGCGCTCTCCTTGGCTGCAGTATACGGCCACCGCCGAGTGGTTGAAGTCCTGATCGAGACAGGTGTCACGGATCTAGAGCTCGCTAGATCCATGCTCTATGCCGCTGGCGGGGGGCACCTGGACGTGATGAGGGTTCTCAAGATCCACGGAGCCCACATCGATGGACGGGATACCAGCGGAACGACAGCGGCGCATATGGCGGCGGAGCAGAACCAACCGGCCGCTGTGCGGTTGCTGTGTGTCTGGAGGGCGAACATCAGACTGAGGAATTGCAGTGGGCAGACTGCACTTGATATCGCCGTGTCCTTGAACCACCATGAAGTTGCGCGTATTCTCCGGCAGGTGATATTATCCCGGGCGTAG
- a CDS encoding uncharacterized protein (COG:S;~EggNog:ENOG410PXD6;~InterPro:IPR007751,IPR029058;~PFAM:PF05057): protein MPERLRRLFDRASRRSPPVVPRNTTSQYGLKQLHEPSEVSGPAVDIVFVHGLTGSAGDTWHHKDTGFYWPANIGTGNHVPARVFTFGYDADVAKFWQPVSQLGIDNHASNLLGSLARVRSETETVSTFLTIPSDCRRTVLGNNFDKETRKIIFIAHSLGGLVAQNALCLSQTSAEIHIRDVGNSILAIMFLGTPHLGADIASWARLGTSIASLVTRPARDLVRVLEPGSEMLASIQDRFHSI from the exons ATGCCCGAACGGCTGCGGCGTCTTTTCGACCGTGCATCACGACGCAGCCCCCCAGTTGTACCGAGAAACACCACATCACAGTATGGGCTGAAGCAACTTCATGAGCCATCGGAGGTTTCTGGACCCGCGGTGGA TATCGTCTTCGTTCATGGCCTGACCGGGTCTGCTGGCGATACCTGGCACCATAAGGACACTGGATTTTACTGGCCAGCCAATATAGGCACCGGAAACCATGTCCCTGCGCGTGTTTTCACCTTCGGATACGATGCGGATGTCGCTAAGTTCTGGCAGCCCGTTTCCCAGCTCGGGATCGATAACCACGCGAGTAATCTGCTTGGGTCTTTGGCGCGGGTGAGGAGTGAAACAGAGACGGTATCTACCTTTCTTACCATTCCTTCCGATTGCCGCAGGACAGTTTTGGGTAATAACTTTGACAAGGAAACTCGCAaaatcatcttcatcgcgCACAGTCTCGGCGGCTTAGTTGCACAGAATGCTCTTTGTCTATCCCAGACCAGCGCAGAAATACACATCAGAGATGTCGGGAACAGCATCCTGGCTATTATGTTCCTGGGCACTCCGCATTTGGGAGCTGATATAGCGTCCTGGGCAAGGCTGGGTACGAGCATTGCGAGTCTCGTCACTCGTCCGGCGCGAGACCTCGTGCGCGTTCTGGAGCCTGGCTCCGAGATGCTGGCGAGTATCCAGGATAGGTTCCATAGTATTTGA